The Cellulomonas fulva genome includes a window with the following:
- a CDS encoding S8 family serine peptidase, with protein sequence MRTRNRRAVGAVVGAGMVAALIGAALVPAAGAATPSTPSAKIPRTAPAPQRAAGVLFELEGSAKVSAASVGLAAARDVVGVDVASVRPQDATQAGVVEFEQPVSAARAQEAADAVAALPGVAWAAPNLLLTIESNPPVNPTDPDFRAGRQFNIWDFKNSRPSPTGSGSVALPVGGYSTHAPVFWKKTKGKASTVVAVLDTGRTNHPQLDAHTVAGYDMISSKAVARDGNGRDVNPQDQGDWGYDLSGDLVPSSWHGTHVAGIVGALADGKTVVGNAPGVRIQHVRVLGAGGGSLADIAAGITWASGGTVSGVPKNKTKAAVINLSLGGAGRCSEFPNLQKAINGARARGSVVVVAAGNDNENAGNYVPASCNGVITVASLDQYGQRASYSNFGAVVDIATPGGEDPYYGPYLLVKSTVNTGLKTPKAAGYGLMMGTSQATPGVAGAAALLASTGLKGVALEKKLLASVRGFPTYSFYPGNNCTKALCGEGVLDLGKA encoded by the coding sequence GCGCCGTCGTGGGCGCGGGCATGGTCGCCGCGCTGATCGGTGCGGCGCTGGTGCCCGCGGCTGGTGCCGCGACGCCGAGCACGCCGTCGGCCAAGATCCCGCGCACCGCTCCGGCGCCGCAGCGCGCGGCCGGTGTGCTCTTCGAGCTCGAGGGCTCCGCGAAGGTCTCCGCGGCGTCGGTGGGCCTCGCCGCGGCGCGTGACGTCGTCGGGGTGGACGTGGCGTCCGTGCGGCCCCAGGACGCCACCCAGGCGGGCGTCGTCGAGTTCGAGCAGCCGGTGAGCGCCGCGCGCGCTCAGGAGGCTGCCGACGCCGTCGCCGCGCTGCCGGGCGTCGCGTGGGCGGCACCGAACCTGCTGCTGACCATCGAGTCGAACCCGCCGGTCAACCCGACCGACCCCGACTTCCGCGCCGGGCGCCAGTTCAACATCTGGGACTTCAAGAACAGCCGGCCCTCGCCGACGGGATCGGGCTCGGTCGCCCTGCCCGTGGGTGGCTACAGCACGCACGCGCCGGTGTTCTGGAAGAAGACCAAGGGCAAGGCCTCGACGGTCGTCGCCGTGCTGGACACGGGCCGCACCAACCACCCGCAGCTCGACGCCCACACCGTCGCGGGCTACGACATGATCTCGTCGAAGGCGGTGGCGCGGGACGGCAACGGCCGCGACGTCAACCCGCAGGACCAGGGGGACTGGGGCTACGACCTCTCGGGCGACCTGGTGCCGAGCTCCTGGCACGGCACCCACGTCGCCGGCATCGTCGGCGCGCTGGCGGACGGCAAGACGGTCGTCGGCAACGCGCCCGGTGTCCGCATCCAGCACGTGCGTGTCCTCGGCGCCGGCGGCGGGTCCCTCGCGGACATCGCGGCGGGCATCACCTGGGCGTCCGGTGGGACGGTCTCCGGGGTGCCGAAGAACAAGACGAAGGCGGCCGTCATCAATCTCTCGCTCGGTGGCGCGGGGAGGTGCAGCGAGTTCCCCAACCTGCAGAAGGCGATCAACGGCGCCCGCGCGCGCGGCTCCGTGGTCGTCGTGGCCGCGGGCAACGACAACGAGAACGCGGGGAACTACGTCCCCGCGAGCTGCAACGGCGTCATCACGGTCGCGTCGCTCGACCAGTACGGCCAGCGCGCGTCGTACTCCAACTTCGGTGCCGTCGTGGACATCGCGACGCCCGGCGGCGAGGACCCGTACTACGGGCCGTACCTGCTGGTGAAGTCGACGGTGAACACCGGGCTCAAGACGCCGAAGGCGGCGGGGTACGGCCTCATGATGGGGACCAGCCAGGCGACGCCGGGCGTCGCCGGGGCGGCTGCCCTGCTGGCGTCCACGGGCCTCAAGGGCGTCGCGCTCGAGAAGAAGCTGCTCGCGTCCGTCCGCGGGTTCCCGACGTACTCGTTCTACCCGGGGAACAACTGCACCAAGGCGCTGTGCGGCGAGGGCGTCCTGGACCTCGGGAAGGCCTGA
- a CDS encoding putative protein N(5)-glutamine methyltransferase, with protein sequence MTPPTGGDPALERRVTARLRAAGCVFAEEEAALLLAHATDTGLGTAGLEALVARRCAGEPLELVVGWAELGGVRVAVAPRVFVPRRRSLVLVDAADALLASTPRGRDGDATVVLDLCCGTGAVGAVLLARRPDLEVHAADVDPDAVACARRNLPADRVHEGDLFGALPRGLAGRVDLVVANAPYVPSDAIATMPPEARDHEALVALDGGPDGLDLHRRIAAEIGPWLAPGGSLVLETSVRQAPRTVEILTRAGMVCRTDHDDEVDGTAVVAHRDALGPA encoded by the coding sequence GTGACACCTCCGACGGGCGGTGACCCGGCGCTCGAGCGCCGGGTCACCGCCCGTCTGCGCGCCGCGGGCTGCGTCTTCGCGGAGGAGGAGGCGGCGCTGCTGCTGGCGCACGCCACGGACACCGGGCTCGGCACCGCCGGGCTCGAGGCCCTGGTGGCGCGCCGCTGCGCGGGCGAGCCGCTCGAGCTGGTCGTCGGGTGGGCGGAGCTCGGCGGCGTCCGCGTCGCGGTCGCGCCGCGCGTGTTCGTGCCGCGTCGCCGCTCGCTCGTGCTCGTCGACGCGGCCGACGCGCTGCTCGCGAGCACGCCGCGCGGCCGGGACGGGGACGCGACCGTCGTCCTCGACCTGTGCTGCGGGACGGGCGCGGTCGGGGCGGTCCTGCTCGCGCGGCGCCCGGACCTCGAGGTGCACGCGGCGGACGTGGACCCGGACGCGGTGGCGTGCGCCCGCCGCAACCTGCCCGCGGACCGGGTGCACGAGGGCGACCTCTTCGGCGCGCTCCCGCGCGGTCTGGCGGGCAGGGTCGACCTCGTCGTGGCCAACGCGCCGTACGTGCCGTCCGACGCGATCGCGACGATGCCGCCCGAGGCCCGGGACCACGAGGCGCTCGTCGCGCTCGACGGCGGACCCGACGGGCTCGACCTGCACCGGCGGATCGCCGCGGAGATCGGACCGTGGCTGGCGCCCGGCGGGTCGCTGGTGCTCGAGACGAGCGTGCGCCAGGCGCCGCGCACGGTCGAGATCCTGACGCGCGCGGGCATGGTCTGCCGCACCGACCACGACGACGAGGTGGACGGGACCGCGGTGGTGGCTCACCGCGACGCGCTCGGACCGGCGTGA
- a CDS encoding S8 family serine peptidase, producing MTTPTGRTVRRGAALTLCTGLAMGLITSALVAPAQAADDDAVGIQPVPQPTSEPATQQLAAGVIYKMRDGYSPTASAKGLSAAAGVASGVAIGTTTTPVDAADTAAVDFAEPVSVATAAKAAAAVAANPAVEWAEPNYIATTAQSGPVTPKDQYFKKYQWNVWDYRNGSVSNVAIPKGGWSAHALNMWPRTQGGGVVVAVVDTGITKHFDLNPNVVAGYDMISSAASARDGNGRDANPLDNGDLAGYQGGSTWHGTHVAGIVAAARGTTGMAGVAPNAKIQPVRVLGKGGGTFGDIAAGITWASGGAVSGTSRNATPAKVINLSIQTQADVTCPRSLQTAITNARKRGAVVITAAGNYNKTATLSAPGNCAGVINVGAIDRNGKRSSYSNKGSAVDLSAPGGSGSGTSLSGYVWSTINAGTTSPGKATWGGMAGTSQAAPAVAGAAALIASLGVKGAALEQAVQKIVSPFPRYSGSSYNCSTSLCGRGYLDISKALVPLGQAKVVGTPAAGKVVKGTVAKGFVGKVTKKKFQWYRNGVAIKGATSQSYKVTAADRGKWLKVRVTPVSTGSYWAKATYSAGVKAR from the coding sequence GTGACGACACCGACCGGACGGACCGTGCGCCGGGGCGCAGCGCTGACGCTGTGCACCGGCCTGGCGATGGGGCTGATCACCTCCGCGCTGGTGGCACCCGCGCAGGCCGCGGACGACGACGCGGTCGGCATCCAGCCGGTGCCGCAGCCGACCAGCGAGCCCGCGACGCAGCAGCTCGCCGCCGGCGTCATCTACAAGATGCGCGACGGCTACTCGCCGACGGCGTCGGCGAAGGGTCTCTCGGCCGCGGCCGGCGTGGCCTCGGGCGTCGCGATCGGGACGACGACGACGCCGGTCGACGCCGCGGACACCGCGGCCGTCGACTTCGCGGAGCCGGTCTCCGTGGCGACGGCGGCCAAGGCGGCCGCGGCGGTGGCCGCGAACCCGGCGGTCGAGTGGGCGGAGCCGAACTACATCGCGACCACGGCGCAGTCGGGCCCGGTCACGCCGAAGGATCAGTACTTCAAGAAGTACCAGTGGAACGTCTGGGACTACCGCAACGGCTCGGTGAGCAACGTCGCGATCCCCAAGGGCGGCTGGTCCGCGCACGCGCTCAACATGTGGCCCCGCACGCAGGGCGGCGGCGTCGTGGTCGCCGTGGTCGACACCGGCATCACGAAGCACTTCGACCTGAACCCGAACGTCGTGGCGGGCTACGACATGATCTCGTCCGCGGCGTCGGCCCGCGACGGCAACGGCCGGGACGCGAACCCGCTCGACAACGGGGACCTCGCCGGCTACCAGGGCGGCAGCACCTGGCACGGCACCCACGTCGCCGGGATCGTCGCCGCGGCGCGCGGGACCACGGGCATGGCGGGAGTCGCGCCCAACGCCAAGATCCAGCCCGTCCGCGTGCTCGGCAAGGGTGGCGGCACGTTCGGCGACATCGCCGCGGGGATCACCTGGGCCTCGGGCGGCGCCGTGTCCGGGACGTCGAGGAACGCGACGCCCGCCAAGGTCATCAACCTCTCCATCCAGACGCAGGCCGATGTGACCTGCCCGCGGTCGCTGCAGACCGCGATCACGAACGCCCGCAAGCGCGGCGCCGTCGTCATCACCGCCGCGGGCAACTACAACAAGACCGCCACGCTCTCCGCGCCCGGCAACTGCGCCGGCGTCATCAACGTCGGCGCGATCGACCGCAACGGCAAGCGCTCCTCCTACTCGAACAAGGGCTCCGCGGTCGACCTGTCGGCCCCCGGCGGCTCGGGCTCGGGCACGTCGCTGTCGGGCTACGTCTGGTCGACGATCAACGCGGGGACCACGTCGCCCGGTAAGGCGACCTGGGGCGGCATGGCCGGGACCAGCCAGGCGGCGCCCGCCGTCGCCGGCGCGGCGGCGCTCATCGCGTCGCTCGGCGTCAAGGGTGCGGCGCTCGAGCAGGCCGTGCAGAAGATCGTCTCCCCGTTCCCGCGGTACTCGGGCTCGTCGTACAACTGCTCCACGAGCCTGTGCGGGCGCGGCTACCTCGACATCTCGAAGGCGCTCGTCCCGCTGGGCCAGGCCAAGGTCGTCGGCACGCCGGCGGCGGGCAAGGTCGTCAAGGGCACCGTCGCCAAGGGCTTCGTCGGCAAGGTCACCAAGAAGAAGTTCCAGTGGTACCGCAACGGCGTGGCGATCAAGGGTGCGACGTCGCAGTCCTACAAGGTCACGGCCGCGGACCGGGGCAAGTGGCTCAAGGTCCGCGTGACCCCGGTCAGCACCGGCTCGTACTGGGCCAAGGCCACGTACTCCGCCGGCGTGAAGGCCCGGTGA